aaaatcaaaattaaaagcaAAACGATCCActtaagttattaattttttaaaatcaaaattaatacaaaacgatccacttaattaattaattattttacattaaaattaaaagcaagtcgatacatttaaataaataaatagctgataaaaaaaaaaattgaataaaaagtaATCTTTGTACTCACCAAAGCAGATAAATAAAACGATTGCAATTGTACGAGACATTTTACTCcaaatttttaccaaaaaaaatcccacgtatatttaaaatatatatctatatatgtatacgttTACGTTTAACCTGCAGGACTGTCCACGTCTCAATTTAAAAAGGTAAACCCAGCAGCCTCGGAAAAGCGATCAATTACTTGTCATTTACCTCAATTACATAAATACTAATTGAAATAGtacttattttacaatttttcacaaACGGGATTTTTCGCAAACAAATGACTTACACCAgacagtttattgttttatttatttacaaaataaaacaaatatcgattgattttctattttacaatttagtttaaaaaaaattcgaatatttaattaatcaaatgaCGCGGCAAAATAATCACTCCATTTACTTGTGGATTGAATGAAGGACGAGTGATGCTGATGTACATATGATGCCcgattatattaatatatatctatatctacgTCTATACCTAGTATTATAGTACAGGTATGACAAGTAGGTAAAACTACAGGTCAACAAAACGCTGAGTAAAACTGAACTTAACAGTCAGGAGTCCACGTGAATACTGACCAAAGTCGCCAGCTAACATTCgttattatcattttcattctatacatatatatgtatatattcatatatatgtctTTAACTTTGTAACCTCGGACTATGAGTAAGACATGCAGCTCATACTAATTTTTACCCCGACACGActgatatattattaaatttagcaAAACTTGTCTTGCTTCcatatttgaactttaaacaaatcaataaatccttttttttttagtctttttCTTGTTCGTTATCATTAATCActaattgagttttttaatgattaatatatttaactcatatatttttatttccttactctcaaaacagaaatttatttttctttattattttttttagaaaaataattatctaattaaatgactattattattaatgatagtaaagttagcagacatttgaaattaaaaaaattttttttgacagataaacaatgaaaaaaaaaatttctaaaaaaatgcacatgtcggaaatttaataaactatacgtgcaatttttcaaaatatattttttattatttatttttttgttaaaaaaaatcaaaaaatttttaaatgtctgctaactttattgtcatttattaatgatactgaagttagcggatgtctaataatttttggattttattttagacagtaaattataaaaaaaaaaaaattgaaaaaattgcacctgtagttttttaaattctctacaagtgcatatttttagtttttatttttttgtaatttatttgctggaaaaaaaaatccgaaaatttttaattatctgctaacttcaggatcatcatttattaatgatagtaaagttagcagacatttgtgtgtgaatgtagcagacatcagaaaaatttaaaattataaataaataattttaaaaatcatatttgaaaaaaatgcgcttactaatttttaaattttttaaatgcgcactttttaaaaatttaattttttaaattatttactgtatttatttgaaatttaaaatttgtctgatatctgctacatttacactcattattattatcacaaaaataatatttgtaaaaaatgcgcttactaatttttaaattttttaaatgcgcactttttaaaaatttaattttttaaattatttactgtatttatttgaaatttaaaatttgtctgatatctgctacatttacactcattattattatcacaaaaataatatttgtaaaaaatgcgcttactaatttttaaattttttaaatgcgcactttttaaaaatttaattttttaaattatttactgtatttatttgaaatttaaaatttgtctgatatctgctacatttacactcattattattatcacaaaaataatatttgtaaaaaatgcgcttactaatttttaaattttttaaatgcgcactttttaaaaatttaattttttaaattatttactgtatttatttgaaatttaaaatttgtctgatatctgctacatttacactcattattattatcacaaaaataatatttgtaaaaaatgcgcttactaatttttaaattttttaaatgcgcacttttaaaaaattttattttattaattatttactcgatttatttgaaatttaaaatttgtctgatgtctgctacatttacactcattattattatcactaaatattttatatttgttgttatataaataataataataaaagtgtaAAGTTACAGTTGAACGACcggatttatttaattgataaagtCTTTATATTACAGAATTGTGCAACGCAAACACCTTTGACATTTTTGTTCcggttttcaaaattattattacgtcggtttaattattttatttttctatttatattttattccagttaaaataattattgttttcttttttttactaattatttatttttaatcagagtACAGTACACTAGTCtctatataaacaataaataattaattaattaatacactttgtaaataataatgaagctgtggatgaaaaaatttgtttaattaactGACAATGAGAGTATAAGTACGATTTTATTTATGGAATGTCGATAATTCAAAGCTTTGTAtgttttattcataaaaaaaaatatttgaaagatttatattttatatgaacaCTCATGGGCATGCACtagttgaataataaatatatcactgcaaaaaatttaatacctttagttttgtaattttacttCGCAGGcgcgattatttttaattaaatcaattgtaagtaatttattattttcaaaatttatcagcGCGGGAAATTCGAAtccgataattttataaattaattggggtttttttaaatttataatttgtagGCATTACGAATCATGAGATCAAAATATGCATCGTGATCAATGCTAGCACTTATTGCGCTGTAGTAATTCATAAATTCTTCCATGGTTACctagataattaaatagttaattaattaacagggAATTTATTAGTTGAGTAGTAAAATACTTACGACACCGTCTTTAGAACTCTCTTGCTCAAAGtttcccaaaaatttattcaagataCTCTCCTCGCTCTCCTCGCCGCTTATATATCTCGGATGACATTTGACATTGTAGACCCCGCGGAGATCAGCAACTGTTATCTCTCCGTCACCAGTCTTATCAAGTTTTTGAAACGCTTGCTCGACTAGTTTTATACGGCTCTCAGACATCGGAGgctgtaattatatattttatttatataatttttttactaacttCCTGCTTGTTTTATCTTTTTAGCCATaaacgtttttaatttttagaaaattgataattcAGAGTACGGGGAACAAAAAACGGAtcctcagaaaaaaaatatttggtatTAAATTAATGAGGGATAAAATGAtcagcttaaaaaattttaaatggcaCAACTTGTcccaaaatattcattttcgcattaaaaattataattaaaataaattaactatcagtactaatatatttatgtatactgtaaaaaattttcggagtgaacgcggattgaTTGCGGAGCAGAAgaccgtttatttatttaatctcctcggagtgaaattcactccgaaggggagtatattttaatattaaaactcccaATCGGAGTTGATTCTGAATTGAAACAGAATCCAGATCCCTCTGAAATCTCTCCGCTATTTACTTATCATatggagtgattttttttaacaactccgagtggcgggtggattcaaatttaaataaaatccacaaTCACTCCGAAGCagcgaaaataaatttttaaaaaaattcttactcTAATCGCagtaataaattcatttaaatcaataGTCCCGCTTTCATCGGTATCCAATTTAGTGATCATCTGATCAATTTCTTCCTcttcgaattcaaaattcatgGCCTCGAATCCTTCGACAAGTTCTTCTTTGCTCAACTGCTTATTACCATCTTCATCCATCCGAcgaaatattctataaatatatatcacgaTCATTAGCTCAATAAACAACTTCCTCTTGCGAatgaaacaaataaacaataaaattaccttGCCAGCCCAAGAATACCCCCAGCACCTCTGGCTAAACAGAGCAGCCGAAGTTTCTCAATAGAATCTTCGGCGGTATGAATGGCCCTCTGGGCCTTGTTAATCATTTCCGCCTCCTGTCTCGTCGTCGCGCTCACCGGTCTGTTGGAcattatctaaaaaattaacgaaactaattaaaaaagtcGATAGAAAAATCGTCACGAGCTAATAATTATCTACCGAATCAATAACCGTAGCCTACATAATATTTCAAAACAttactatatacatatatatattatctaaaTAAAGATAGTGATATATCTTGATGTTGCGCTGGactaaataaaagttatcgtGTTTTGCAAACCATAACGTGTAATACAAGTGTAGCTTACTGAGCTCgtcagttaatttttaaaattataaaacaaagttTGCATGTACTCCATTCCAAAGCTAAAGTCCACACAcctctttatatatttatatatagactaaTGTTTGTCATCGACCGTAATGCCACTACATCCCTATATGTGATATCCATTAGTGGGATAGATAATGTATTAGAAGGCAAAGGCAAAGGCAGAGGCAGAGGCAAAGGTAGAatagtaaagaaaatttacGTCTGCATAAATTATTGGTACCGAtcgatttactttttatatattaacgcATTACGGTCTTGTACAAACTTTAACCATGCCCTcttttaatacaaaatatatatattattatgtgttataaatatgtatatatatataatcattactcataagatttatttgttaataactGTGTAAAGCTCATTATATCACACATGTagtctataataataataataaatataatttatttgaaaatcgtGTTACTTTTTGCGAAAACAAATAATGCGGGTAAATATTCAAACACTTTACGCTgagtttaaaacttttttttttttttaaaactatttgaaagcgtgattttattttgaaagctactcaagcaatttttttttttttatataaataaatgtaatttatatgaaattaattaattaagctttaataattatttgtataattaatttttttattatacgaACCTCAGGTAATTGGAAAGTTTGTtacgcattaaaaaaaaaattgaaacaataatttgtttttattaattattatttattaattaaataattaattaattgattgattgattgattgattgtaAGTCATtggttgtaaaaataaattagataattagTAGTTAAAACTTACCGGAATCTTTTACGAAACAGTTTgacagtaatttattttaaattttactaaatgaACCGccaaactttaaatttaaatttaaaaaattaatacgcGGCAGAGATTTAAGTTGATTAGAGGGACGATAACGAGGATACGGCGACCAACCGGATGGAAAGTGACAATATAACTAAGTATGCTGGTGAATAAAAGCTAGAGCACACCTCCAGCCCACCTTTACATCTACTCgtgttatatatttgtatatacatatgtatgtctATTTACTATTACCGCTACCACTGATACTACGTGCAGACAATTGTactatagtaaaatatatgtaatacgaaaaaacttaataaaagTACACTCAATACATGTAACTTATGTCGAACAATGTCGTCTGATGCTTGGATGTAGTTCACAtatgttcatttatttttatatttcatcaatttacttaagtatgtatgtaagtcAAGTTAAGTCATTCAGGGTTAGtctataagttttttttttaaatctcataaattttatttcaattggcGGGAGGGGGGAAGGGggtacttaatttttttttatatttgaagaGAATGGAGACAATTTGCAGCtgctgtcaaaaaaaaattttcaatttttgcgggcaaaatgggatagtcccaaaaaaagtgaaaaaaaaattatggaaattaaataaatttgaggaaattaaatttttttatgtaatttacattaaggaaaattatatttcacatAAATATTAGATGctaaggaagaaaaaaatattttttaccataaaaaaaaagtcattaatatttttcgactgacgctttcaatttttgaaaaaatttaacaaaaaaaattcaatggaatacttaaaaaaacaaatgatttttataaaattttgggggtatcCCATTTCCCCCCCTCtcttttttattgatactaaataaatcaattaattaagtatattaattatttatgtctccacgtaatgaataattttatttaatttgtatttaaataattttaaaaataaaaaaattaattttgactaaaaaatttgcttCAAAATTcagcatatataaatatgcacGCACAGGAAATCTTcaccctatccaaaaattcccatagaatccaatagaaGAATACAATATGTGTGCACTCACTTTGAATGCAGAGACGTTCGCTGAAAAGCatgataaaattgattttcatttatatttttcattaattaataactaatttacTAACTATTCGAATTGATGCTGTATATTAAGATTATTCACAATATCAATAttgagattattttatttaattttttaatgacaagtacaattaaaaattcatttcttgTTTGATTGgatattcacttttttttttgtattaaatcaTGAATTTAAATGTTCCCGGGCATCTGGAAGGAGATCCCAATACGTCATAAGTATTAATGCGCATGCGCGACATAGCTATACTGGTAATGagatgttaattaattaaaattgataataaaaggCGATAAAACGTTAATTATAATCGAACAAACGAAGATTATGATAGGACaaaagaaaatgaatattaattgattcataacagaaagaaataaaatgacgATAAGTTGAGGGGGGCTAAGTTAaggatgaaaatttaattatttaattataaataaaccatCAACGAACAAACAACAACAATTGACGGACAATAACGAACAATCGACGAACAAACGATTGGggcattgaaaaattaaaaaagtgtaaaaatcaaaattgacGGGAGCTAGCTTCAGCAAGCCCGTTAagagtataataaaaaatgcatacAGTGTCATCTATTAAAATTGGAAACATTCAatcgatttgaattttttttatttttgttgatatACAATCAGCGGCGGGTATTCATACCGTACCCGGTTACAAGCGTGCCTTGCAGATCTCTACTATTATCACTCTACCAACATACCACTCTCTTAAATAGATTTCTATgcgaaaatatcaatactaaatatatttatgttgcaaaataattctatgtaaaattatctctatgtaaacttattctattaagtataaatatatgcgaaaataattcatgtccaaaatatctctatattatatatctctatgaaaattaagtctctacaaaatttactataatatgacagaattaggtgttaacatatttatattatggaaTTTCTCCATAACTATACAACTCTCCTTAATATTTCTCTATTCTGCATATCTCTATGACACAacaattctataaaaaaatttttctatttaaaaatttttctatgttgacAAAAGTCAGTTTCATAACATCtctcagcaaaaaaaaaactaagttttACGAATGATTTTGTGTCTTACCACCAGCAATCGCGTGGCGCTACCATAAAATTCCAAcaacaatacaataataatgataatgatttaagtaattataattttttctttttaaatgtcattaaatttgaaattataataaaatattgacaaagtcaggattcaaatgaaattataataaaatactgacAAAGTCAGAATTTTGTCATTGGCCAAAATGCGACTGCAGTCTGCAAAAGAACGTGGAATTTTCTGATTGGCTGACCCACTCCAGCCATTTGGGATATCTTCAGAAATTCACTCTTAAAGAGAAAGGTAAATAGTATAAAAAGTGTCGAGTTTTAAAAtgcctttaaaaaaaatcgaacaaAACGTTGATAAAGAATATCATACATGGGTACTTGAAAATATGAGTGAAACATTCGCAAAAGTAAATCCGGCCAAGAACCAGTTTCTAAATTATCCTGTTAAGGAGACTCACTACTTTTCTACAAAAGCTCAAGATCATGCCGTTGACTGGTACATCACATTGAATTTTGCTAATAATGAATTGAAGTCTGGATTCAAGATATTTTTCGACgctgttaaaaaattagaaccTAGGAATCATGTCACCTGTAATTTTTACCTGGTCGATGCCgacaaaaataagttttttcttGGACGAAAGAACCGGAAATTTGATGATTCTCAgggtttttttaatcatcCTGAAGTATTTAGACACTGTTTACCTTACCCCGAGTTACCGAACACAATAGATAAACTACTTCCAAATAATACCATGACACTGTACATCGAACTCATAACTTACTTGGATGATGATCCTATATTTCCTGACGAGCGTATGGTTTACGCCTATTTTCCAGATCCCAATTCATCAGGTGATTTCTCGGAGTTATATAAAGTTCAAGATGACCGTGACGTTATGATTTATGTACAGGGTGTTGCATTTCCAGTCCATAAAAGAGTATTGGAAGCACGGTGTcctaaattatatgaaatggTTGATCATCATCAACAAATGTCTGATGGCAATGATAACCAAGTAGCTCTTACGGATATAGAGCCAGAGATATTTAAAAGAGTTTTAGAATTTATGTACACTCTGAATGTTGAGGACTTGGATGATCATGCAGTAGGTTTGCTAGAAGCTGCTtcgaaatataaattaacaagACTGATAAATCTGTGTGAACAATCCCTCATCAGCTACTATTATACCGACGAAAATGCTGAAGAAATTAAATCATTGGCTTACAAGTGTGGCGCCAGCATATTATTCAATAACGTCAAGATGTTACAACTACTACACGCTGTAAATAAAGCCAACGCTATTCAGAAAAtggtatacttttttttctttaattatactgtaatttatatttttttaaatattcgaaatttttaatttcaataattaaatcacttttttttttttttttaggcatACTGAAGGAATTAAGTTTATTGCAGAGTGGATTGTCTTTGCATCACTAGATAGCGATCCATTTATTTATCGCAGTAAGATttttcttcataaaatttaaggggttaggggtactcaggggtatgaaaaaatgatgattttcaataattttttttttgtagttaattactttatttgacaaaaataaaaacatagctttattagaacacgtttcgatttgacttcacgaaaatttcaaaaaaaaaaattaataattcaaaaagttatcgctgtttttgtagagcccgttcctcccgaagtcctttgcggtgatcatcataagtccttggagattcatctaaaatcaatcggacaagaaaaattagttttattaatagataatcttgtgcctgatcgaagctttttttttttttttcgaaattaacaaaatggcggcctcaggaaatttttttcaaattttcgagaaaaaaaccgacagtttattgttaaaaaaaaatcgaaatttttgaaaaaaaaaaaaatccttcgatcaggcacgagtttttaatgtatttcaaaagtacaataaattttattgaaatctaccgagcagtttttaagttacagtgatcaccagttcagaaaacatagttttgagaaaaacgcatttaaagttttgctatggatttatgtcgaattataagaattatttaataacttacactgagtcatctattcctggaccatataatagctcttcagccgacatagcagcttccaaaatatcgatttgctggtgcctacgttgcaatcgaccttctcgggtgttatcattagcgcgcttatctgctactttgatacgtgcagcatccattctttctgcataccgatgagaattaggcccacaattaagtcctagtgtattcatcaagactaataatgaatttataccctcattaaatatacacatagcaacgtatgcagctatttgtacgatagtaaaactagtatttaccgtttttggacatattttccatactagttggttaaagctttcattattattctgattgaatccacctacacatcttgaaagtaaattttcattactaagatcttcgtatataggcttgatagcttttaaaacatcagaaggtaaaggagaataatcgtgagaaaaggtatcaagctctcctcttgcttcagcgcgctggtaagagcaccaagattcttcgccttttggacacatatcatgattcggtttttcatcactcgagccgtagtgataaaaggttgccattatagcagatttcatattttcaatagaatcacaatgccggcgtattgctaaaccatagtacacagttagtttgtctattaattttcctgtgagcttacctcgaccaccaagacctttttgtttactcttcagcgtacgtaatcgactccccatccgcttttggacatgccctatacattcctttttatttacagttgtattttcgtaaggatctgattttataattcctgaataggtcttggagtcaccatcaccaatatagttggcatacttaactccatatttagtttcagaatacgaaaacatttcgaccatcgcatccacctccattttcccagaagacccttgatgattagcagaacacacatcttcatgcgattgataccattcctcgaactcaacagtatttgttttttttttccaatactcacatagcttacaatatgcacttttaatgtttatgtcaagaatctttccagtaaaatagccaattatagaagaaactccaaatgacgatgtatatccccgtttttgccaggttccatctcccgatacagttagatgatttatatcttcattttcagttgttggcattgcttgcttttcttcattcacagctttcgtcatgaaggtttctgcgacggctttactacaattcaaaatctgtttcagtaaaattgtatgcgtagatttatctaaaaaagacggcatgtccatcaggccgcaaaacttgcacaatccttcgtatcctattcctagtattctcattacaaaaatgaaacgtctgtttatttcataagaatgcccaacgaaagaacaggaaggaatatattcatttccacagttattacatgcaactacaattttgaatcccagcccacgtgtacttgctgtttgaaacactacatttccatcacattttttacattttataagagcagaaattgcagtgaatacctgaataaaatttattattcgaaattcagtactgctgtcttcaggtacatcatcttcagtgttttgttttaattttttagaagatgtactctgaatactttcatcacgttcggctgttttcggattaaaaacattctttcttttgactgaacgcgacttattaattttttcagaactccgaagttctcttgaaacctttctagaatcacgtcccatggttaataatttaattcacttgagaaataatttatcacaaaactatcgactgatcagtgcaacgactacaggtatactggcaaccaaaaattatttttcagttcttgtactacctacaaattgtgaatatatatatatatatatatatatatatatatatatatatatatatatatatatatatatataattataaatacattaaaatggggagatattcatgacaatgaaacccgaaaggtcggttgcttgcagctgtttctagctacctgcactcgaatgccacgtagcacccgagcgtcctttggtcattgttaaataactcgaaaagaatttgtcggattcacttcaaattttcacacaatatttttaaaatattatactttaagaaaatgcaaaaaaaaaaaaatcgattttttgaaaattctgactacccctaaccccttaatactttccaaataaatttattttattttgtgctTAACTTCTGAGTTTGCATTTTTCTACTTTTGTTAAAACTTTCAATAAAAAGTTGGATTTACTTACTTCCAATTTATAAtctaaatttgtatttaatatgttcaaaaagttttaatttcagTCTTTAATCGATGTAAAGTATAAACTTTGtaatatttcattaaactggaagaataaatgtaaatatatatgaaagtcgacttgtatttaaatcatttattttacctAATAATCCcgtcttaatttttttattataatctgggaattttaatgataaggtaagagcaccagtagccagccacttgatgttaaattatatctatgtatatttTGAACCAATGTTAAAGTATATGACCGGCTGACTGCTGGTTAGGGGCTGGGTattggtgctcttaccctacaagtaatttattttattactttgatTGAATACTAGCACTAGCTtagagatacatattttttttccatacttTTTTTCAAGCAGTATAAGATACACTCAATTTACTATAAAACCGCCAGTAATATCTGAATTATACCTGAGTCAAAAcacaaattctagtttagtccttaaaagcctcaattcctttgatgGTTTATTTGCCGCTCAGAAAGTGACTCTAGttctcaaaatcctcaatgagaactatcaggtctaaatgcgaataatttatcgattttgaattataagtaagagctcaaaatcctcaacaaatgaaaagttatgttttggactttgaaaaattttagatcgaaaaagggaggggagaga
This genomic interval from Microplitis mediator isolate UGA2020A chromosome 2, iyMicMedi2.1, whole genome shotgun sequence contains the following:
- the LOC130663043 gene encoding calcyphosin-like protein isoform X1 — encoded protein: MSNRPVSATTRQEAEMINKAQRAIHTAEDSIEKLRLLCLARGAGGILGLARIFRRMDEDGNKQLSKEELVEGFEAMNFEFEEEEIDQMITKLDTDESGTIDLNEFITAIRPPMSESRIKLVEQAFQKLDKTGDGEITVADLRGVYNVKCHPRYISGEESEESILNKFLGNFEQESSKDGVVTMEEFMNYYSAISASIDHDAYFDLMIRNAYKL
- the LOC130663043 gene encoding calcyphosin-like protein isoform X2 — encoded protein: MINKAQRAIHTAEDSIEKLRLLCLARGAGGILGLARIFRRMDEDGNKQLSKEELVEGFEAMNFEFEEEEIDQMITKLDTDESGTIDLNEFITAIRPPMSESRIKLVEQAFQKLDKTGDGEITVADLRGVYNVKCHPRYISGEESEESILNKFLGNFEQESSKDGVVTMEEFMNYYSAISASIDHDAYFDLMIRNAYKL
- the LOC130663040 gene encoding uncharacterized protein LOC130663040, whose protein sequence is MPLKKIEQNVDKEYHTWVLENMSETFAKVNPAKNQFLNYPVKETHYFSTKAQDHAVDWYITLNFANNELKSGFKIFFDAVKKLEPRNHVTCNFYLVDADKNKFFLGRKNRKFDDSQGFFNHPEVFRHCLPYPELPNTIDKLLPNNTMTLYIELITYLDDDPIFPDERMVYAYFPDPNSSGDFSELYKVQDDRDVMIYVQGVAFPVHKRVLEARCPKLYEMVDHHQQMSDGNDNQVALTDIEPEIFKRVLEFMYTLNVEDLDDHAVGLLEAASKYKLTRLINLCEQSLISYYYTDENAEEIKSLAYKCGASILFNNVKMLQLLHAVNKANAIQKMAY
- the LOC130663039 gene encoding uncharacterized protein LOC130663039, with the translated sequence MGRDSRKVSRELRSSEKINKSRSVKRKNVFNPKTAERDESIQSTSSKKLKQNTEDDVPEDSSTEFRIINFIQVFTAISALIKCKKCDGNVVFQTASTRGLGFKIVVACNNCGNEYIPSCSFVGHSYEINRRFIFVMRILGIGYEGLCKFCGLMDMPSFLDKSTHTILLKQILNCSKAVAETFMTKAVNEEKQAMPTTENEDINHLTVSGDGTWQKRGYTSSFGVSSIIGYFTGKILDINIKSAYCKLCEYWKKKTNTVEFEEWYQSHEDVCSANHQGSSGKMEVDAMVEMFSYSETKYGVKYANYIGDGDSKTYSGIIKSDPYENTTVNKKECIGHVQKRMGSRLRTLKSKQKGLGGRGKLTGKLIDKLTVYYGLAIRRHCDSIENMKSAIMATFYHYGSSDEKPNHDMCPKGEESWCSYQRAEARGELDTFSHDYSPLPSDVLKAIKPIYEDLSNENLLSRCVGGFNQNNNESFNQLVWKICPKTVNTSFTIVQIAAYVAMCIFNEGINSLLVLMNTLGLNCGPNSHRYAERMDAARIKVADKRANDNTREGRLQRRHQQIDILEAAMSAEELLYGPGIDDSV